From a single Chloroflexota bacterium genomic region:
- a CDS encoding type II toxin-antitoxin system prevent-host-death family antitoxin, with protein MPKIGVHELTDATSEVIRTVREEQAEYIVTYWGEPVAVILPMDDVRRRILETRILVEARAHTDYWSALDALAAEIDDAWMQDQGAIEILDKQWREL; from the coding sequence ATGCCCAAGATCGGCGTCCATGAACTAACAGACGCCACGTCGGAAGTTATCAGAACCGTGCGCGAGGAGCAGGCGGAGTATATCGTCACCTACTGGGGAGAGCCGGTAGCGGTGATCCTGCCCATGGACGATGTCCGGCGCCGCATCCTGGAGACGCGCATCCTGGTTGAGGCACGCGCCCATACCGACTACTGGTCCGCGCTGGACGCCCTGGCGGCAGAGATCGACGACGCCTGGATGCAGGATCAGGGCGCCATCGAGATACTTGACAAGCAGTGGCGCGAGCTGTGA
- a CDS encoding ABC transporter substrate-binding protein, whose amino-acid sequence MQGNKMWWSVLVGLLVGTFLLTACAPAPVSQVTQKVEETVVVAGTPEVEKEVTPTPPPPTPEPVTITWATWGGAIQADLYQEAIRQFHAKQDRVRVENINSPGMSDHLQKVQTMIAGGTSPDVIMIGGENVPAYAAQGIYQPLDPFIEADPDFDIHDYLPITIDVMKYEDNIYSLPGGFNIGALYYNKDLFDEAGLDYPNRDWDHDDLLEAAKALTKRADGRVIQYGYTNSALNMWFFIWQNGGEVFDNDTNPSVVLLDQPAALETLEWYFDLSLKHGVMPTLVELMQSGGQQELFASGQIAMLIDHRGATQVLNQITDFEWGISELPKGSAGRAVVFNWAGRGIATDSEHPQEAWEFLKWLTGPEGVRIFIESGNGLPAIYDLLDDPTLEIQQPFLDAVPYARPFFASPKWNDMLPVMLNYLQLMAIGEMEPEEAVPLMKQEVDALLAQ is encoded by the coding sequence ATGCAAGGTAACAAGATGTGGTGGAGTGTGTTGGTCGGTCTCCTGGTCGGGACGTTTCTGTTAACTGCGTGTGCCCCGGCACCGGTGTCCCAAGTCACACAGAAGGTCGAGGAGACCGTTGTCGTCGCCGGCACGCCGGAGGTGGAGAAGGAAGTCACACCGACACCACCGCCACCAACGCCCGAGCCGGTGACCATCACCTGGGCCACCTGGGGTGGGGCGATCCAGGCGGATCTGTACCAGGAGGCCATCAGGCAGTTCCATGCCAAACAAGACAGGGTCCGAGTGGAGAACATCAATTCGCCAGGGATGAGTGATCACCTGCAGAAAGTGCAGACCATGATCGCCGGTGGTACGTCCCCGGACGTGATCATGATCGGTGGTGAGAACGTCCCTGCCTATGCTGCCCAGGGCATCTACCAGCCTCTCGATCCCTTCATTGAAGCCGACCCCGACTTCGACATCCATGACTACCTTCCCATCACCATCGATGTCATGAAGTATGAGGACAATATCTATTCCTTGCCCGGAGGCTTCAACATCGGCGCTCTCTACTACAACAAGGATCTGTTCGACGAGGCTGGCCTGGATTACCCCAACCGGGATTGGGACCATGATGATCTTTTGGAGGCTGCCAAGGCTCTGACCAAGCGCGCGGATGGCCGTGTGATCCAGTACGGCTACACCAACAGCGCCCTGAACATGTGGTTCTTCATCTGGCAGAACGGTGGAGAGGTCTTTGACAACGATACGAATCCCTCCGTGGTGCTGCTGGACCAGCCGGCTGCCCTGGAGACTCTGGAGTGGTACTTCGACCTCTCTCTGAAGCACGGCGTGATGCCCACCCTGGTGGAACTGATGCAGTCTGGTGGCCAGCAGGAGCTGTTCGCGTCAGGGCAGATCGCCATGCTCATCGATCACCGAGGCGCCACGCAGGTCCTCAACCAGATCACCGACTTTGAGTGGGGTATTTCGGAGCTGCCCAAGGGCTCGGCGGGGCGGGCTGTAGTCTTCAACTGGGCCGGCCGAGGCATCGCCACCGACTCCGAGCATCCGCAGGAGGCCTGGGAGTTCCTCAAGTGGTTGACCGGGCCGGAGGGAGTTCGCATCTTCATCGAAAGCGGCAACGGGCTACCCGCCATATACGATCTATTGGACGATCCCACGCTGGAGATCCAGCAGCCATTCCTGGATGCCGTGCCATACGCCCGTCCCTTCTTTGCCTCGCCCAAGTGGAACGATATGCTGCCCGTGATGCTCAATTACCTGCAGCTCATGGCTATTGGCGAAATGGAACCCGAGGAAGCCGTCCCGCTCATGAAGCAGGAGGTGGACGCCCTACTGGCGCAGTAG
- a CDS encoding sugar ABC transporter permease: MTAHGRPTNPLLRSERRWAVFFLTPSIIGFLAFTALPVVASLGLSFVKWNLIHPPEFVGLGNYARALHDPMFWRVLKNTAVYTVGTVPTSMALSLALALALNQKIRGVTLFRGLYYLPVVAPMVAITMVWRWLYNSNFGMINYLLSLVNVPAVPWLTSTRWAMPSVIIMSVWKSLGYGMVIYLAGLQGIPQHLYDAAAVDGANAWQRFRHVTLPMLTTTTFFVMVTSIISSFQVFGQVYVLTRGGPANATATMVYYIFQNAFQSFRMGYASALSWLLFVVIFLFTVIQYRAQRERTYYE; the protein is encoded by the coding sequence ATGACCGCCCATGGGCGTCCAACAAACCCACTACTGAGGTCCGAGCGCCGCTGGGCCGTCTTTTTTTTGACCCCCAGCATCATCGGCTTCCTGGCCTTCACCGCACTTCCAGTGGTCGCTTCGCTGGGGCTGAGTTTCGTAAAGTGGAATCTGATCCACCCACCCGAGTTCGTGGGACTCGGCAACTATGCAAGAGCCCTGCATGATCCAATGTTCTGGAGGGTACTCAAGAACACGGCGGTCTACACCGTGGGCACCGTGCCAACGTCCATGGCTCTTTCGCTTGCCCTGGCTCTCGCTCTCAATCAGAAGATCCGCGGGGTAACGCTCTTCCGCGGCCTCTACTACCTGCCCGTGGTAGCCCCCATGGTTGCCATCACCATGGTGTGGCGCTGGCTATACAATAGCAACTTTGGCATGATCAACTACCTCCTCAGCCTCGTGAACGTGCCGGCCGTTCCCTGGCTGACCTCGACGCGCTGGGCCATGCCATCCGTGATTATCATGAGCGTCTGGAAGAGCCTTGGCTATGGCATGGTCATCTACCTGGCCGGCCTGCAGGGTATCCCCCAACATCTATACGACGCTGCCGCCGTGGATGGGGCCAATGCCTGGCAGCGCTTCCGCCACGTCACACTGCCGATGCTGACCACCACGACCTTCTTCGTCATGGTCACGTCTATCATCTCGTCTTTCCAGGTCTTTGGCCAGGTCTATGTCCTGACCCGTGGCGGGCCGGCCAATGCGACGGCAACAATGGTCTATTACATCTTCCAGAACGCGTTCCAATCATTCCGCATGGGGTACGCCAGTGCCCTTTCGTGGCTGCTGTTCGTCGTGATCTTTTTGTTCACCGTCATTCAGTATCGTGCCCAGCGGGAGCGCACCTACTATGAATGA
- a CDS encoding carbohydrate ABC transporter permease gives MRITPKHLAIGLLYLVLICGALFALVPFAWMASTSLKTLPEVARWPIQWIPSDPQWQNYIAVFSHVPFLQFYANTVFVTLLRTLGLLITSCMAGYAFARLRFPGRDVIFLFYLGTMMVPGQVTVIPRFIAMRWLHWIDTYQALIVPGMFSAFGVFLMRQFFMGIPRSLDDAAILDGASHLDIFWRVCLPLSKPAIATLVIFAFVGSWNDFMWPLVVINSVEKLVLSVGLSYFQDLYYTEWTLLMAASVMTMVPVLLVYVLAQRYFVQGIALTGTKG, from the coding sequence ATGCGAATCACTCCGAAGCACCTGGCAATCGGGCTGCTGTATCTGGTGCTCATCTGTGGCGCGCTCTTTGCGCTGGTGCCTTTTGCCTGGATGGCATCGACCTCCCTGAAGACTCTGCCCGAGGTGGCGCGGTGGCCCATCCAGTGGATCCCATCTGATCCTCAATGGCAGAACTACATCGCCGTGTTCTCCCATGTGCCCTTCCTGCAGTTCTACGCCAACACCGTCTTTGTGACACTGCTGCGCACGCTGGGCTTGCTGATCACCTCTTGCATGGCGGGATATGCCTTCGCGCGGCTGCGCTTCCCCGGTCGGGATGTTATCTTTCTCTTCTATCTGGGCACGATGATGGTCCCCGGACAAGTCACTGTCATTCCTCGCTTCATTGCTATGCGCTGGCTGCATTGGATAGACACCTACCAGGCCCTGATCGTCCCAGGGATGTTCTCGGCCTTTGGCGTATTCCTGATGCGGCAGTTCTTCATGGGCATTCCGCGCAGTTTGGATGACGCCGCGATCCTGGATGGCGCCAGCCATCTGGACATCTTTTGGCGCGTCTGCCTTCCGCTGTCCAAGCCTGCCATCGCAACGCTGGTCATCTTTGCTTTCGTAGGCTCCTGGAACGACTTTATGTGGCCGCTCGTCGTGATCAATTCGGTCGAGAAGCTGGTGCTAAGTGTGGGGCTGTCTTACTTCCAGGATCTGTACTATACCGAATGGACCCTGCTCATGGCAGCATCGGTGATGACCATGGTTCCGGTGCTCCTGGTCTATGTCCTGGCCCAGCGCTACTTTGTACAGGGCATCGCCTTGACGGGCACCAAAGGTTGA
- a CDS encoding substrate-binding domain-containing protein, whose product MEIAAIEERLQMPQPPTAIFAMNDLTALLALKAASLAHLSVPRDLSLVGFDDMDFVAFLPVPLTSVAQDPFALGRRAAELLIERIEGHEGPPRMELLPTRLKVRATTAPLAS is encoded by the coding sequence GTGGAGATTGCAGCTATTGAGGAGAGGCTGCAGATGCCACAGCCACCGACGGCCATTTTTGCCATGAATGATCTGACGGCCTTGCTCGCCCTGAAGGCAGCGAGCCTGGCGCACTTGAGCGTACCGCGCGATCTTTCGCTGGTGGGTTTCGACGATATGGATTTCGTTGCTTTCTTGCCAGTTCCGCTGACTTCTGTGGCTCAAGACCCCTTTGCTTTGGGCAGACGGGCGGCCGAGCTGCTCATCGAACGCATCGAGGGCCATGAGGGTCCACCTCGTATGGAGCTGCTGCCAACTCGGCTGAAGGTGCGCGCGACGACGGCTCCTCTCGCGAGTTGA